From Diaminobutyricibacter sp. McL0608, one genomic window encodes:
- a CDS encoding ThuA domain-containing protein, translated as MSALSVTVWNEGVHETTQPEIAAIYPDGIHGAIADGLAGLLDGARIRTATLADPEHGLSEEVLAGTDVLLWWGHIAHDQVDDEVVERVRRHVLGGMGLIVLHSGHFSKIFTRLLGTTCSLAWRNDGEREVVWTVAPAHPIAQGVEQPIVIDHQEMYGEFFDIPTPDDLVFISSFTGGEVFRSGVTFTRGRGRIFYFSPGDQEYPVYFHPQVRRVLANGVRWAAPAEGERRLPEVSNPSADWFLPHP; from the coding sequence ATGAGCGCACTCAGCGTGACCGTCTGGAACGAAGGCGTGCACGAGACCACCCAGCCCGAGATCGCGGCGATCTACCCCGACGGGATCCATGGTGCGATAGCGGATGGTCTGGCCGGCCTGCTCGACGGGGCGCGCATCCGCACCGCCACTCTGGCGGATCCGGAGCACGGGCTCAGCGAGGAGGTGCTCGCGGGCACCGACGTGCTCCTGTGGTGGGGGCACATCGCCCACGACCAGGTCGACGACGAGGTGGTCGAGCGGGTGCGCAGGCATGTGCTCGGTGGGATGGGCCTCATCGTGCTGCACTCCGGCCATTTCTCGAAGATCTTCACCCGGCTGCTGGGGACGACCTGCTCGCTGGCCTGGCGCAACGACGGAGAACGCGAGGTGGTCTGGACGGTCGCGCCCGCCCATCCGATCGCCCAGGGAGTCGAACAGCCGATCGTGATCGACCACCAGGAGATGTACGGGGAGTTCTTCGACATCCCGACGCCGGACGACCTCGTGTTCATCAGTTCATTCACGGGCGGCGAGGTGTTCCGCTCCGGGGTGACGTTCACGAGGGGCCGCGGACGGATCTTCTACTTCAGCCCGGGCGACCAGGAGTACCCGGTGTACTTCCACCCGCAGGTGAGGCGCGTGCTGGCCAATGGCGTGCGTTGGGCGGCGCCAGCCGAGGGCGAACGACGCCTCCCCGAGGTCTCGAACCCGTCGGCGGACTGGTTCCTGCCACATCCTTGA
- a CDS encoding Gfo/Idh/MocA family protein, whose product MSTKPQDRKPALRVGVVGLGWAGQQHMDAFASLDGVELVALAGMEDDAREELGERFGVTRLHRDWKDLVAEGDLDVVSVAVPTFLHAPITIGALEAGLHVLCEKPIARSATEAQAMVDAARSAGRVLEIAFNHRRRGDIEALKAAIDAGTIGRPYHGRAIWLRRAGIPALGSWFTNREMAGGGPLIDLGVHVLDYALHLFGEPRVTAVSAVTHAELGTRGLGGAVAGKQQVGSAYEVEDLASVLLRLEGGGSLMIETSWAAYRPAGDEFGITIYGTEGGADLRVVDYAPVGELTIFTGQDETSEDVVVKADPGRGHRAVVETFVEHVRDTEHWAEYDGSLALERARVIDACYESAAAGAEVVLGSAPATSATAAAADSASASKGEER is encoded by the coding sequence GTGAGCACGAAGCCGCAGGACAGGAAGCCGGCGCTCCGCGTCGGAGTAGTGGGGCTCGGATGGGCGGGCCAGCAGCACATGGATGCGTTCGCTTCGCTCGACGGCGTCGAACTCGTCGCGCTCGCGGGCATGGAGGACGACGCGCGTGAGGAGCTCGGCGAACGCTTCGGCGTGACACGGCTCCACCGGGACTGGAAGGATCTGGTCGCCGAGGGCGACCTCGACGTCGTGAGCGTGGCGGTCCCGACCTTCCTGCACGCCCCGATCACCATCGGTGCACTCGAAGCGGGGCTTCACGTGCTCTGCGAGAAGCCGATCGCCCGCAGCGCGACGGAGGCGCAGGCGATGGTGGATGCGGCGCGCTCGGCCGGCCGCGTGCTCGAGATCGCATTCAATCATCGGCGTCGCGGCGACATCGAAGCCCTCAAGGCGGCGATCGACGCGGGCACCATCGGCCGCCCCTACCACGGCCGGGCGATCTGGCTGCGCCGCGCGGGCATCCCGGCACTCGGAAGCTGGTTCACGAACCGAGAGATGGCCGGCGGCGGCCCGCTGATCGACCTGGGCGTGCACGTTCTCGACTATGCGCTGCATCTCTTCGGCGAACCCCGGGTCACCGCGGTGTCTGCGGTGACGCACGCCGAGCTCGGAACGCGCGGGCTCGGCGGCGCTGTGGCAGGAAAGCAGCAGGTGGGCTCCGCCTATGAGGTCGAGGACCTCGCGAGCGTGCTGCTCCGGCTCGAGGGGGGCGGATCACTGATGATCGAGACCAGCTGGGCGGCGTACCGGCCTGCGGGCGACGAATTCGGGATCACGATCTATGGAACAGAAGGCGGCGCGGACCTGCGGGTGGTCGACTACGCGCCGGTCGGCGAGCTGACGATCTTCACCGGCCAGGACGAGACGAGCGAAGACGTCGTGGTGAAGGCCGACCCCGGGCGCGGACACCGCGCGGTCGTCGAGACGTTCGTAGAGCATGTCCGCGACACGGAGCACTGGGCAGAGTACGACGGGTCCCTCGCCCTCGAACGGGCGCGCGTGATCGACGCCTGCTATGAATCCGCCGCCGCGGGAGCCGAGGTCGTCCTCGGCTCCGCACCGGCCACATCCGCAACCGCAGCGGCAGCGGACTCGGCCTCGGCCTCGAAGGGAGAAGAACGATGA
- a CDS encoding ROK family transcriptional regulator, producing the protein MSDIVRERPLVAPEAASLLAILRDGVPRTRAQLAELTGLARSTISTRIDSLAASGLISPAGDAVSTGGRPPARIAFRPQSRMVVAIDLGATHGVVAIADLAGTILHSESRALAIEDGPEPVLSWALSTAKRLVAESGRPVDDLIGIGIGVPGPVEHSTGMPINPPIMPGWDRFDIPAFVGASFDDVPVLVDNDVNLLALGEQATAWRDQSDLLFVKVATGIGAGIITGGRLQRGAQGSAGDLGHVRVPFTAETASHSAKDADLEALASGPAIARTLSAAGIPASTSEDVVTLARTGNPVVLQAIRQAGRDLGEVVATCVNLLNPSVVVVGGSISRVGEQLLAGVREVVYQRSTPLATQHVTITQSKAGETGGVLGAAIMVIQHVLDPEVAHSTPVRR; encoded by the coding sequence ATGAGCGACATCGTGCGGGAACGGCCCCTCGTGGCGCCCGAAGCCGCGTCGCTGCTGGCCATCCTGCGCGACGGCGTGCCGCGCACCCGTGCCCAGCTCGCAGAACTCACCGGGCTCGCCCGCTCGACGATCTCGACCCGCATCGACTCGCTTGCGGCCTCCGGCCTGATCAGCCCGGCCGGCGACGCCGTCTCGACCGGAGGGCGACCACCGGCGCGCATCGCGTTCCGGCCGCAGTCGCGTATGGTCGTGGCCATCGACCTCGGCGCCACCCACGGAGTCGTCGCCATCGCCGACCTGGCGGGCACGATCCTCCACAGCGAATCACGCGCGCTCGCGATCGAAGACGGGCCCGAACCCGTGCTCAGCTGGGCGCTCTCCACGGCGAAGCGGCTGGTCGCCGAGAGCGGCCGTCCGGTCGACGACCTCATCGGTATCGGCATCGGGGTGCCCGGACCGGTCGAACATTCGACCGGGATGCCCATCAATCCCCCGATCATGCCCGGCTGGGACCGTTTCGACATCCCCGCCTTCGTCGGCGCATCCTTCGATGACGTGCCCGTACTCGTCGACAACGACGTCAACCTCCTCGCGCTCGGCGAGCAGGCGACGGCGTGGCGCGACCAGTCCGACCTGCTCTTCGTGAAGGTCGCCACCGGAATCGGCGCCGGCATCATCACCGGCGGCCGCCTCCAGCGAGGCGCACAGGGCTCGGCGGGCGACCTCGGGCACGTGCGCGTGCCCTTCACCGCCGAGACCGCGAGTCACAGTGCGAAAGATGCGGACCTCGAGGCGCTCGCCAGCGGCCCGGCCATCGCGCGGACGCTCAGTGCCGCCGGCATCCCGGCCTCGACCAGCGAAGACGTGGTCACTCTCGCCCGAACGGGCAATCCCGTCGTCCTGCAGGCCATCCGCCAGGCCGGTCGCGACCTCGGCGAGGTCGTCGCCACCTGTGTCAACCTGCTCAATCCGTCTGTCGTCGTCGTCGGCGGCAGCATCTCCCGCGTCGGCGAACAGCTGCTCGCCGGTGTCCGCGAAGTCGTCTACCAGCGGTCGACGCCGCTGGCGACCCAGCATGTGACCATCACCCAGTCGAAGGCCGGCGAGACCGGCGGCGTGCTCGGGGCGGCCATCATGGTCATCCAGCACGTTCTCGACCCCGAGGTCGCGCACTCCACGCCCGTCCGGCGCTAG
- a CDS encoding sugar phosphate isomerase/epimerase family protein gives MTQSKLSVQLYTVRELLQEDTAGTLKRLADLGFTQVEPFAFVSFGDALAQGLADAGLSAPTTHQSFIGSETAPVFEAAKALGIETVIDPYVAPERWTQKADIDDTAAKLNAAATVAADYGVKVGYHNHAHEIENTVDGVTALEYFAGQLSDNVVLEVDTYWVAVGGQDPVALIKRLGDRVVALHIKDGPATTETKDQVAVGQGSLPIADIIAAAPDALRVIELDDSRGDRFQAIADSYTFLTSQGLA, from the coding sequence GTGACGCAGTCCAAACTTTCCGTACAGCTCTACACCGTGCGGGAACTTCTACAAGAAGACACGGCCGGAACGCTCAAACGTCTTGCAGACCTCGGTTTCACGCAGGTCGAACCGTTCGCATTCGTCTCCTTCGGTGACGCACTCGCGCAGGGGCTCGCAGACGCCGGGCTCTCCGCGCCGACCACGCACCAGAGCTTCATCGGGAGCGAGACCGCGCCGGTCTTCGAGGCCGCGAAGGCTCTCGGCATCGAGACCGTCATCGACCCGTATGTCGCGCCCGAGCGATGGACGCAGAAGGCAGACATCGACGACACCGCCGCGAAGCTGAACGCCGCTGCCACGGTCGCGGCCGACTACGGCGTGAAGGTCGGCTACCACAACCACGCCCACGAGATCGAGAACACGGTCGACGGAGTCACCGCCCTCGAGTACTTCGCCGGGCAGCTCAGCGACAACGTCGTGCTCGAAGTCGACACCTACTGGGTCGCCGTCGGCGGCCAGGACCCGGTGGCCCTGATCAAGCGACTGGGTGACCGCGTCGTCGCGCTCCACATCAAGGACGGTCCTGCGACCACCGAGACCAAGGACCAGGTCGCCGTCGGCCAGGGCTCGCTGCCCATCGCCGACATCATCGCTGCCGCACCGGATGCCCTCCGCGTCATCGAGCTCGACGACTCGCGCGGCGACCGCTTCCAGGCCATCGCAGACAGCTACACCTTCCTCACCTCGCAGGGACTCGCATGA
- a CDS encoding Gfo/Idh/MocA family protein has protein sequence MSAAATGTVGVGVIGAGVISSEYLKNLTTFPDLDVRFIADIDEGRARSQAAAFGVPGAGSVDELLADDSIEIVVNLTLPKVHVEVALRALAAGKHVWSEKPFSLDRESGRELLDAAHAAGLRVATAPDTFLGAGVQSARRLIESGAIGAPLTALTLMQSPGPESWHPNPDFLFQEGAGPLFDIGPYYITTLVQLFGPVAKVSAAVSKARETRIIGSGPRAGEEFTVTVPTHVSALYEFESGQTAQCVFSFDSKLSRTQFEVAGAEGTLVVPDPNTFDGDLLIHRGRDDLETIPAHGSTTTRGTGVLELARAIRAGRPERASGEQAYHVLDVMVSTIEAGTSGTPVVIESTVDVAPSLPEEWDPRASTLAGA, from the coding sequence ATGAGTGCGGCGGCCACCGGAACCGTCGGCGTCGGCGTCATCGGCGCCGGCGTCATCAGCAGTGAGTACCTCAAGAACCTGACGACGTTCCCCGACCTCGATGTGCGGTTCATCGCAGACATCGACGAGGGGCGGGCGCGTAGCCAGGCCGCGGCGTTCGGCGTGCCGGGGGCGGGCTCGGTCGACGAGCTGCTCGCCGACGACTCCATCGAGATCGTCGTGAACCTGACGCTTCCCAAGGTGCACGTCGAGGTGGCGCTGAGGGCGCTCGCGGCGGGCAAGCACGTCTGGAGCGAGAAGCCGTTCTCCCTCGACCGCGAGAGCGGACGGGAGCTGCTCGACGCAGCCCACGCCGCGGGGCTACGCGTCGCCACTGCGCCCGACACCTTCCTCGGCGCCGGTGTCCAGTCTGCCCGTCGCCTTATCGAGAGCGGCGCGATCGGCGCACCGCTCACGGCGCTGACGCTCATGCAGAGCCCCGGCCCGGAGTCCTGGCACCCGAACCCCGACTTCCTGTTCCAGGAAGGTGCCGGGCCGCTCTTCGACATCGGCCCGTACTACATCACGACCCTGGTCCAGCTGTTCGGCCCGGTGGCCAAGGTGAGCGCAGCCGTTTCGAAGGCACGCGAGACGCGGATCATCGGCTCCGGTCCCCGCGCGGGCGAGGAATTCACCGTGACCGTTCCCACGCACGTCAGTGCGCTCTACGAATTCGAGAGCGGCCAGACGGCGCAGTGCGTCTTCAGCTTCGACTCGAAACTGTCTCGGACCCAGTTCGAGGTCGCGGGCGCGGAGGGAACACTGGTCGTCCCCGATCCGAACACATTCGACGGTGACCTCCTCATCCACCGCGGGCGCGACGACCTCGAGACGATCCCGGCCCACGGGTCGACGACCACTCGCGGCACCGGTGTGCTCGAACTCGCCCGGGCGATCCGCGCCGGTCGCCCCGAGCGCGCATCCGGCGAACAGGCGTACCACGTGCTCGACGTGATGGTCTCGACGATCGAGGCCGGAACATCCGGAACTCCCGTCGTGATCGAGAGCACCGTCGACGTCGCGCCCAGCCTGCCCGAGGAGTGGGACCCGCGGGCGTCCACGCTCGCGGGAGCCTGA
- a CDS encoding Gfo/Idh/MocA family protein produces the protein MGADQLGIAIVGGGFMATVHSRAARAARARLVGVASSTPEKAATAADALGIATAYASLDALLDDDAVDVVHVTTPNALHAEQTIAALAAGKHVVCEKPLATTVADAERMVGAIGTNIATVPFVYRFHPMVREARARFRDGTAGTVLSIHGSYLQDWLLGADDDNWRVDTDQGGRSRAFADIGSHLVDLVEFVSGDRVARVATTKKTVFADRAAHHGITTEDAVAVVLETVSGAIGTLLVSQVAPGRKNRLHLEIAGSAESVAFDQEHPETLWVGRRGGSLLIPRDADQLHDDAARLCVVPAGHPQGYQDAFNAFVADTYAAIGGDTPDGLPQFADGLRAVRVTDAVIDAAESGSWIEIEKGSRS, from the coding sequence ATGGGAGCCGACCAGCTCGGCATCGCCATCGTCGGCGGCGGGTTCATGGCGACCGTGCACTCCCGGGCGGCCAGGGCCGCCCGGGCACGGCTCGTCGGGGTCGCGTCATCGACGCCGGAGAAGGCGGCGACGGCAGCGGATGCGCTCGGGATCGCGACCGCGTACGCATCCCTCGACGCACTGCTCGACGACGACGCCGTCGACGTCGTCCATGTGACGACGCCCAACGCCCTGCACGCCGAGCAGACCATCGCCGCGCTCGCCGCGGGCAAGCACGTTGTCTGCGAGAAGCCGCTGGCGACCACGGTCGCCGACGCCGAAAGGATGGTCGGGGCCATCGGCACGAACATCGCGACGGTGCCGTTCGTCTACCGGTTCCATCCGATGGTGCGGGAGGCGCGGGCGCGCTTCCGTGACGGCACGGCTGGCACGGTGCTGAGCATCCACGGATCGTACCTGCAGGACTGGCTCCTCGGCGCGGACGACGACAACTGGCGGGTCGACACGGACCAGGGCGGCCGGTCGCGGGCCTTCGCCGACATCGGGTCCCACCTGGTCGACCTCGTCGAATTCGTCAGCGGCGATCGGGTGGCGCGTGTCGCCACGACGAAGAAGACGGTCTTCGCCGACCGTGCCGCGCACCACGGCATCACCACCGAAGACGCGGTCGCCGTCGTCCTCGAAACGGTGTCGGGTGCCATCGGGACCCTTCTCGTCTCGCAGGTCGCGCCGGGGCGCAAGAACCGGCTCCACCTCGAGATCGCGGGAAGCGCGGAAAGCGTCGCGTTCGACCAGGAGCACCCGGAGACGCTGTGGGTCGGCAGAAGGGGCGGCAGCCTGCTCATTCCGCGCGATGCCGACCAACTCCACGACGACGCCGCGCGCCTGTGCGTCGTGCCGGCCGGACATCCACAGGGCTACCAGGACGCGTTCAACGCGTTCGTCGCAGACACCTATGCCGCGATCGGCGGCGACACCCCCGACGGACTGCCGCAGTTCGCAGACGGACTGCGCGCAGTGCGCGTGACGGATGCGGTCATCGACGCGGCCGAATCGGGCTCCTGGATCGAGATCGAGAAAGGATCACGCTCATGA
- a CDS encoding sugar phosphate isomerase/epimerase family protein — MTEGSTELKSTHPVTLFTGQWADLTLEEVARHASEWGYDGLEIACSGEHLDVWRAAEDDDYLQGRLDILDRYGLKVWAISNHLKGQAVCDDPIDFRHQAIVGSKVWGDGDPEGVRQRAAEELKLTAKVARRLGVDTVVGFTGSKIWPYVAQFPPVPADVIDAGYQDFADRWNPILDVFDGEGVRFAHEVHPSEIAYDYWSSVRSLEAIDHRAAFGFNWDPSHMMWQDIDPVGFIVDFKDRIYHVDCKDTRLRPKNGRAGVLGSHLPWGDPRRGWDFVSTGHGDVPWEDSFRALTSIGYTGPISIEWEDAGMDRLHGAEEAVGYIRSLLWKLPTASFDAAFSNQD, encoded by the coding sequence ATGACTGAAGGCTCCACCGAACTGAAGTCCACGCATCCGGTCACGCTGTTCACCGGGCAGTGGGCCGACCTGACGCTCGAAGAGGTAGCCAGGCACGCGAGCGAGTGGGGCTACGACGGCCTCGAGATCGCGTGCTCCGGCGAACACCTCGACGTGTGGCGCGCTGCCGAGGACGACGACTACCTGCAGGGCCGGCTCGACATCCTCGACCGCTACGGCCTCAAGGTCTGGGCGATCTCGAACCATCTCAAAGGCCAGGCTGTCTGCGACGACCCGATCGATTTCCGCCACCAGGCGATCGTCGGCTCGAAGGTCTGGGGCGACGGCGATCCGGAAGGGGTGCGGCAGCGTGCGGCCGAAGAGCTGAAGCTGACCGCGAAGGTCGCCCGGCGCCTCGGCGTGGACACGGTCGTCGGCTTCACCGGTTCGAAGATCTGGCCCTACGTCGCGCAGTTCCCGCCGGTGCCCGCCGACGTGATCGACGCCGGCTACCAGGACTTCGCCGACCGCTGGAACCCCATCCTCGACGTGTTCGACGGCGAAGGGGTGCGGTTCGCGCACGAAGTGCACCCGTCGGAGATCGCCTACGACTACTGGTCGAGCGTGCGGTCGCTCGAGGCGATCGACCACCGCGCTGCGTTCGGCTTCAACTGGGACCCCAGCCACATGATGTGGCAGGACATCGACCCGGTCGGATTCATCGTCGACTTCAAGGACCGCATCTACCACGTCGACTGCAAGGACACGCGGCTGCGGCCGAAGAACGGGCGGGCCGGCGTGCTCGGGTCGCACCTGCCGTGGGGCGATCCGCGCCGCGGCTGGGACTTCGTGTCGACCGGGCACGGCGACGTTCCGTGGGAGGACTCGTTCCGCGCGCTCACGTCCATCGGCTACACCGGCCCGATCTCGATCGAGTGGGAGGACGCCGGGATGGACCGCCTGCACGGCGCCGAAGAGGCCGTGGGGTACATCCGCTCCCTCCTGTGGAAGCTGCCCACCGCATCCTTCGACGCCGCCTTCTCGAACCAGGACTGA
- a CDS encoding pentapeptide repeat-containing protein — translation MDALSDTTIRGADWYGRDLDRDEYTKVAFFDVDMTELTSTAAVFTDCSFTNVRFNVSKHTESAFINCTFNRCNFFDASFARCKFTGSVFEGCAFDLMDVAGGNWSFVGMSGAKLSGTTFHGVRLREADLNRARCDGATFGGCDLSGAWMSGVDFTGADLRGSDLSALDPLTAQLKGAIVDPAQAAVLVEALGLTVRAD, via the coding sequence ATGGACGCCCTCAGCGATACGACGATCAGGGGCGCGGACTGGTACGGACGCGACCTCGATCGCGACGAATACACGAAGGTCGCGTTCTTCGACGTCGACATGACCGAGCTGACCAGCACAGCGGCAGTATTCACTGACTGCTCCTTCACGAACGTGCGGTTCAACGTGTCGAAGCACACCGAGAGCGCGTTCATCAACTGCACCTTCAACCGCTGCAACTTCTTCGACGCGTCGTTCGCCCGCTGCAAGTTCACCGGCAGCGTGTTCGAGGGCTGCGCGTTCGACCTGATGGATGTCGCAGGCGGCAATTGGTCGTTCGTCGGGATGTCCGGCGCGAAACTCAGCGGGACGACGTTCCACGGCGTGAGACTGCGCGAGGCCGACCTCAATCGCGCGCGTTGCGACGGCGCGACCTTCGGCGGCTGCGACCTGTCGGGAGCGTGGATGTCCGGGGTCGACTTCACCGGAGCAGACCTGCGCGGAAGTGACCTCAGCGCCCTCGACCCGCTCACCGCTCAGCTGAAGGGCGCGATCGTCGACCCAGCGCAGGCGGCCGTCCTCGTCGAGGCGCTCGGCCTCACTGTTCGGGCGGACTAG
- a CDS encoding ABC transporter ATP-binding protein — protein sequence MYTLTNVTKTYTQSRRNVTALNNVTLEIPDGQMVVIQGPTGGGKSTLLQMLGALDRPTSGSVELEKSSLSKLGDGKLTKIRATEIGFVFQGFNLIPTLTAQENVETALAPLKVSGAERKRRAAEALASVGLGDRGTHLPFELSGGQQQRVAIARALVKNPDVLLADEPTGNLDEETRDEIMDLLEGLWRDRGLTLIVVTHDSAIAKRAQRRLHIKHGQVKDVA from the coding sequence GTGTACACCCTCACCAACGTCACCAAGACCTACACCCAGTCCCGCCGCAACGTCACTGCGCTCAACAACGTGACCCTCGAGATCCCGGACGGCCAGATGGTGGTCATCCAGGGGCCGACAGGCGGCGGCAAGTCGACTCTGCTGCAGATGCTCGGCGCTCTCGACCGGCCGACATCGGGTTCGGTCGAGCTCGAGAAGTCGAGCCTGTCGAAGCTCGGCGACGGCAAGCTCACGAAGATCCGTGCGACCGAGATCGGCTTCGTGTTCCAGGGCTTCAACCTCATTCCGACACTCACCGCTCAGGAGAACGTCGAGACGGCATTAGCCCCGCTCAAGGTGAGCGGCGCCGAGCGCAAGCGGCGCGCTGCGGAGGCGCTCGCGTCGGTCGGTCTCGGCGACCGCGGCACCCACCTGCCGTTCGAGCTGTCAGGCGGTCAGCAGCAGCGTGTCGCGATCGCGCGGGCGCTGGTGAAGAACCCGGATGTGCTGCTTGCGGACGAGCCGACCGGCAACCTCGATGAGGAGACCCGCGACGAGATCATGGACCTGCTCGAAGGGCTGTGGCGGGACCGCGGGCTCACCCTCATCGTCGTCACGCACGACTCGGCGATCGCGAAGCGCGCCCAGCGGCGACTGCACATCAAGCACGGCCAGGTGAAGGACGTCGCCTGA